TGGACCTTACCCACGGCCGAGGGGTGGACTTGGCCATCGATTGCAGCGCTTCCTCCGCGGCTCGCTCGGCGGCAGTGCGTTCGACGGGGCGATGGGGCACCGTATGTTTTGTCGGTGAAGGTGGCGACGTCACGATCGACGTCAGCCGCGACATGCTCCGCAAGCAACTCACCATCATTGGCTCCTGGACGTTCAACCCGACCGGACAGGCCGAGTGCGCCCGCTTCATCGCTGACCGCAAGATTCCGTTGGAGAAGATTTTCACCCATCGGTACACGCTTGATGAAGCCGTGGATGCCTATCGCTTGTTCGATACGCAGACCACGGGCAAAGGCGTGTTCCTGTTCGACTGAGCCCGCAACGCCGACGGCCCCGCCGTCGCTCCCCGCGGCGGCAGGCGTTCAGTGGATTTCCCTCGCGTCGGCCATGGCGCGCCGGAGCTGCGCGATATCGAATTCGGGCTGGCGTGCGCACGCCAGAATCACGGCCTCGCGCCGAGTCAACAGGTCGACGGCCGCTGGGAGCTCCTTCACTGCCTCCGGTGGAATGACGACGGCCCCATGACGGTCGGCATGAATGATGGCGTCATGCTCGACCCTCATTCCGTACACTTCGACAGGGCAGCCGGTCTCCACGACGTGTACATGTGCATGGCTGGGACCCACCATGCCGGCCAGTAACTGAAAGCCGGGAGCGCAGGCATCCAGGTCACGGATGGATCCGTTCGTGACGACTCCCTGTACCCCGAGGCCCTTGTGCACAGCCGTGTTCACCTCGCCCCAGAAGGCACCAAACCCGGGATTGGGGTCGATATCTTGAATCACCGCAACCGCCGGCCGCACGCCATCCGCAACGTACTCGTAGTACGCGATCCTGCCGCGTTGCTGCTGTTCAGCCGGCGCCTCGGACGGGACGCTACAACGGATCGTGGCCGTGCGCGCCCAGCCGACGATTGGCTTGAGGTCGGGATCCGCACAAACCATGGGGCGAACGGTGAAGCCGGTCGCCCGCCGGTCCGGTACCACCATCTCAAGCGCGTTGCAAATTGTGGGTGTGTCCCAAGCCGCAAGGTGCTCAAGATCCCGGGCAGTCACGTGTGTCATGAGAATCCCTCAAGTAGTTGGCGCTACCGGCGTGCCGCCTCGTGCCCTCCTGAGCATTGCTCCTGGCGTCAGGCATGCGACACGCGGAACGTGCGGCTGCGACAGGGTAACCGAGTCATCGTGCACCCCGTAGCACCTGCCTGACCGAAACTGCACGACCGCCTGCCGACCGGCGAACACCGTCTGCGTGGCGGCTGGCGCGGCACCAGCTTCCCGGTATCCGTAATGGCGGCGAACGCAGCGCCGCCTGCCGCAGCGTCGAATTGACAGCCCTTCTAGTATCATCGTTTCCGCAAGAACCTCCGAGGGAGACCATGGCCGCCCAGCATCGAGGAGCGCTACAGAACTCTTTCCTGAATCGGCTCCGGAAGTCGCGTACGCAAACGACGGTTCACCTCATGAACGGTGTACGTCTTCGCGGAACCGTTACGGCATTTGACGAATTCTGCATCTGGCTTTCAACGTCGGGTAACCAGCAGCTGGTATTCAAGCACGCGATCTCCACGATTGTTCCGAGCAAGCCGATCAGCCTCGGAGAACCGGGCGAGCCGGAGGCGCGCGGGCCCGAGCCGGCATCAACGGACGAGTGACTTCAGCACCGGTGGCCGAGGTTCCGGTTTGGGTTGTTCACCCGGTTGTCAGGGGAAACGACCCGCAGCTGCGTACACAGGCCAACCGGCTCGCTGAAGCCTGTTCACTGGCCGATTCCATTGGTCTTCGGGTCAAGCGTGCAGAGCAGTTCAGAGTCCGGCAGCCTCGGCCCGCCACACTGCTCGGACCCGGCGTCCTGGAATCCCTCCGGGCGGACATCGCTGGTGCCGCGGAAGCGCCACACCTGATCCTGTTCAATGTCGATCTGACGCCGGTCCAGCAGCGCAACCTGGAAGATCTGCTGCAAACGAAGGTCCTGGACCGTACCTCGCTCATCCTCGAAATCTTCGGTGCCCGTGCAGCCACCCGAGAGGGGCGTCTGCAGGTGGAACTCGCACATCTGGAATGGCAGCGGAGCCGGCTGGTCCGATCCTGGACTCACTTGGAGCGCCAGCGCGGCGGTTTCGGGTTTCTCGGCGGTCCGGGCGAATCGCAGATCGAGCTCGATCGTCGACTGATCACTGAACGCGTCATCCGGATCCGGAAAGAGCTTGAAGACGTGCGGCGACGACGGGGCCTTCACCGACAGCGTCGCGACCACCCGACCGTAGCGTTGGTCGGCTACGCCAACGCCGGTAAGTCCACGCTGTTCAGTCGCCTCACCGGACAATCCACCGACGCCCGGAACCTGCCGTTCACCACGCTGGATCCGCTGATGCGGGCACGGGCGCTTCCTTCCGGCCGCACCGTGGTCTTTTCCGATACCGTGGGCTTCGTCTCCGATCTTCCGACCCTGCTGATTGCGGCGTTTCGTGCCACCCTCGAAGAGGCGGTGCATGCCGACCTCCTGGTTCACGTCCGCGACATCACCCACCCGGAAACGGCGGCGCAGCGGCGCGACGTCATCAGCGTGCTGTCCACGCTGGGAGCACTTGCCGATGGCGCCGACCCGCAACTTGAAGTTCTGAACAAGATCGACCAGATGGCCGACGACGACATACAGCTGCTGCAAGCGCAGCTGCCGGCCGCGATTCCTGCATCAGGCCTGCTCGGTTCCGGTGTCACGGAGCTGCTGGAGGCCGTCGACCGCTGTCTTGGTCAAACCCGAAGCGAGTTCGATGTCGAACTCTCGCTGGCTGACACTTCCACACTTGCATGGCTGTACAGGCGAGGCGCAGTGGTACGTCAGCACGCTGATGCCACCTCTCTTCACGTGCGAGTGGCGCTGGACCCGGCCGACCGAGGACGTCTCAACGCACGGTTGGCAAAGGCGTCGCCGACCGATCCGTCCAGGTTGCAAACCTGAAATCCGGCCCGTCACCCGCTCACGCGGTTCGGGGGCACCAAACCTCTTTCCCCAAGCCCCTTGACATCGGGGGTTCGCATCCCCACTTCTACCCCTAACGGATTTTTTGGCACTCTCAGTGTTAGAGTGCCAATCCCGTTTTATGGGCGCCTCACGGACGCGCCGTACGCCCAGCACCCCTTTCCAATCAGAGAGGCATGGAAGCATGAAATTCAGGCCGTTGCATGACCGCGTCATGGTCCAGCGCGAAGACGACGACGAGCGCTCGCCAGGCGGCATCATCATTCCGGACACCGCGAAGGAGAAGCCCATGAAGGGCAGGGTCATCGCGACTGGTTCGGGCATCCGGAGCGAAGATGGCAAGATCACGCCCCTGGATGTGCAAGAGGGCGACACCGTCCTGATCGGCAAGTGGTCGGGCACTGAAGTCAAGATGGATGGCGAGGAATACGTCATCGTCAAAGAGTCCGACATCATGGGAGTCCTGGCCTAGGCCCGGTCCCGTCATTCCGCAGAGAAGGAACTCACACACATGCCTGCCAAAGAAGTTAAGTTCTCGGGGGACGCCCGCGAACGCATGCTCCGGGGCGTTGACGTCCTGGCCAACGCGGTCAAGGTCACCCTGGGACCCAAGGGCCGCAATGTCGTGCTCGACAAGTCGTTCGGCGCTCCCCGCACGACCAAGGACGGCGTGACCGTCGCAAAAGAAATCGAGCTTTCGGACAAGTTCGAGAACATGGGCGCCCAGATGGTGCGCGAGGTGGCCAGCAAGACCAATGACGTCGCTGGCGACGGAACGACCACCGCCACCGTGCTGGCGCAGTCGATCGTCCGCGAGGGCACGAAAGCCGTCGCCGCGGGAATGAATCCCATGGACGTCCGGCGCGGCATCGAGATGGCGACCAACGCCGTCGTTACCGAACTCAACAAGATGAGTCGAAAGGTCCAGGGCCACGACGAAGTCGCGCAGGTCGGGACCGTCTCCGCGAACGGTGAACGCGAAGTCGGCGACCTCATCGCGCGGGCGATGGAGCGGGTCGGCAAGGAAGGCGTCATTACCGTCGAGGAAGCCAAGTCGCTTGAAACGGAACTCGATGTGGTCGAAGGCATGCAGTTCGACCGAGGCTACCTCTCCCCGTACTTCATTACGAACGCCGAAAAGATGACGGCCGAGTTCGAGGACCCGTACCTCCTCATCCACGAACAAAAGCTGTCGTCGCTGCAGCCGATTCTTCCCGTCCTGGAGAAGGTCGTGCAGTCCGGCAAACCGCTGATCATCATCGCCGAGGACATCGAAGGCGAGGCCCTGGCCACGCTTGTTGTCAACCGCCTGCGTGGCGGCCTCAAGGTCGCCGCGATCAAGGCGCCCGGGTTCGGTGACCGCCGCAAGGCCATGCTGGTCGACATCGCCACCCTGACGGACGGTCAGGTCATCAGTGAGGAACTGGGAGTCAAGCTGGAGAACGTTGATCTCCGGATGCTTGGCCGCGCGAAGCGTGTGCTCGTCACGAAGGAGGAGACCACCGTCGTGGAGGGTGCCGGCAAAACAAAGGACATCCAGGGACGCTGCAA
This genomic interval from Rhodospirillales bacterium contains the following:
- a CDS encoding co-chaperone GroES, translated to MKFRPLHDRVMVQREDDDERSPGGIIIPDTAKEKPMKGRVIATGSGIRSEDGKITPLDVQEGDTVLIGKWSGTEVKMDGEEYVIVKESDIMGVLA
- the hflX gene encoding GTPase HflX, yielding MTSAPVAEVPVWVVHPVVRGNDPQLRTQANRLAEACSLADSIGLRVKRAEQFRVRQPRPATLLGPGVLESLRADIAGAAEAPHLILFNVDLTPVQQRNLEDLLQTKVLDRTSLILEIFGARAATREGRLQVELAHLEWQRSRLVRSWTHLERQRGGFGFLGGPGESQIELDRRLITERVIRIRKELEDVRRRRGLHRQRRDHPTVALVGYANAGKSTLFSRLTGQSTDARNLPFTTLDPLMRARALPSGRTVVFSDTVGFVSDLPTLLIAAFRATLEEAVHADLLVHVRDITHPETAAQRRDVISVLSTLGALADGADPQLEVLNKIDQMADDDIQLLQAQLPAAIPASGLLGSGVTELLEAVDRCLGQTRSEFDVELSLADTSTLAWLYRRGAVVRQHADATSLHVRVALDPADRGRLNARLAKASPTDPSRLQT
- a CDS encoding RraA family protein, translating into MTHVTARDLEHLAAWDTPTICNALEMVVPDRRATGFTVRPMVCADPDLKPIVGWARTATIRCSVPSEAPAEQQQRGRIAYYEYVADGVRPAVAVIQDIDPNPGFGAFWGEVNTAVHKGLGVQGVVTNGSIRDLDACAPGFQLLAGMVGPSHAHVHVVETGCPVEVYGMRVEHDAIIHADRHGAVVIPPEAVKELPAAVDLLTRREAVILACARQPEFDIAQLRRAMADAREIH
- the hfq gene encoding RNA chaperone Hfq encodes the protein MAAQHRGALQNSFLNRLRKSRTQTTVHLMNGVRLRGTVTAFDEFCIWLSTSGNQQLVFKHAISTIVPSKPISLGEPGEPEARGPEPASTDE
- the groL gene encoding chaperonin GroEL (60 kDa chaperone family; promotes refolding of misfolded polypeptides especially under stressful conditions; forms two stacked rings of heptamers to form a barrel-shaped 14mer; ends can be capped by GroES; misfolded proteins enter the barrel where they are refolded when GroES binds); protein product: MPAKEVKFSGDARERMLRGVDVLANAVKVTLGPKGRNVVLDKSFGAPRTTKDGVTVAKEIELSDKFENMGAQMVREVASKTNDVAGDGTTTATVLAQSIVREGTKAVAAGMNPMDVRRGIEMATNAVVTELNKMSRKVQGHDEVAQVGTVSANGEREVGDLIARAMERVGKEGVITVEEAKSLETELDVVEGMQFDRGYLSPYFITNAEKMTAEFEDPYLLIHEQKLSSLQPILPVLEKVVQSGKPLIIIAEDIEGEALATLVVNRLRGGLKVAAIKAPGFGDRRKAMLVDIATLTDGQVISEELGVKLENVDLRMLGRAKRVLVTKEETTVVEGAGKTKDIQGRCNQIRAQIEESTSDYDREKLQERLAKLAGGVAVVRVGGATEVEVKERKDRVDDAMNATRAAVEEGIVAGGGVAFLYAARRSLKKCKPGNDDQRVGIDIVRKAMETPLRQIASNAGYDGSIVIGKVLESKDEGFGFDAQEGEYGDLFKAGVIDPVKMVRTALQDAASVAGLLITTEAMVAEKPEKPKNGAAPGGGMPDMGGMDF